Proteins from a single region of Nitrososphaerota archaeon:
- a CDS encoding zinc ribbon domain-containing protein, with product MVFCPKCGAQLPDDAGFCYKCGAKVGLVTQQAPKQSQDVIAPMGAKSLKCPSCGAPISPAFGEMFITCQYCGSSVSLGDGGWKSIDKHTMLPVKISQEDDVLKEVRGLMDKGLLHRHLQESSTLEEANLAMVPYWLMPVSARTSLVAVDMAAEAGQIATTAALAGILGGAMSNNRGWGGGGGGLMGGMLLGTMMGGGGFGGGGQGTKRAYEMDNDYNFPIVGMKALTDYQPKDYQFKLEDRVIFDQSKVKGIKVLNGDVGEEVAKTQAKTLVDQLQSDKAHAAHHMIQQLSTQSDVGEAELLHAPVWFVRYQHKNGKIVLVIDANSGGVINSIGL from the coding sequence CTTCCCGATGACGCGGGATTCTGCTATAAGTGTGGAGCCAAGGTGGGGCTTGTGACCCAGCAGGCTCCCAAGCAGAGCCAGGACGTGATTGCCCCCATGGGTGCCAAGAGCCTAAAGTGCCCGAGCTGCGGAGCGCCAATCAGCCCCGCGTTCGGAGAGATGTTCATAACCTGTCAGTACTGCGGGAGCAGCGTTTCGCTCGGAGACGGGGGGTGGAAGAGCATCGACAAGCACACCATGCTCCCTGTCAAGATTTCTCAGGAGGACGATGTCCTGAAGGAGGTCCGCGGGTTGATGGACAAGGGGCTGCTCCACAGGCATCTGCAGGAGTCTTCGACCCTGGAAGAGGCGAACCTTGCCATGGTCCCATACTGGCTCATGCCGGTCTCTGCTAGGACGTCCCTGGTCGCGGTCGACATGGCTGCCGAGGCCGGTCAGATTGCCACCACGGCGGCGCTGGCTGGGATCCTGGGAGGGGCCATGAGCAACAACAGAGGATGGGGTGGGGGAGGAGGCGGATTGATGGGAGGAATGCTTCTAGGGACCATGATGGGGGGTGGAGGCTTCGGCGGCGGAGGCCAGGGGACTAAGCGCGCCTATGAGATGGACAACGACTACAACTTTCCCATAGTGGGGATGAAAGCCCTGACCGATTACCAGCCCAAGGACTACCAGTTCAAGCTGGAGGACAGGGTGATTTTCGATCAGAGCAAGGTTAAGGGGATTAAGGTGCTCAACGGAGATGTGGGCGAAGAGGTTGCGAAGACCCAAGCCAAAACCCTCGTCGACCAGCTCCAGTCGGATAAAGCTCACGCCGCCCATCACATGATACAACAGCTCTCGACCCAGTCTGACGTGGGGGAAGCCGAGCTCCTTCACGCCCCCGTGTGGTTCGTCAGATACCAGCACAAGAACGGGAAAATCGTGCTTGTGATTGACGCCAACTCCGGCGGCGTCATAAACAGCATAGGTCTTTAG